The following coding sequences are from one Alphaproteobacteria bacterium window:
- a CDS encoding calcium-binding protein, whose protein sequence is MNFNNVLAGTYEAGTQYNALSGNDHVIMADTLAAAAAAGYDPTRVFDAGAGDDVIIGGSLDDIITGNSGNDQLFGNAGDDQLAGDDGDDLISGGAGNDFLFGGMGNDTITGDDGNDYIEGNEGADNISGGNGNDLIDAGDGNDIVSGGSGDDTIVGGAGNDTINGDDGDDNIAGDDGNDILAGGNGSDLIEGGAGNDTIDGGAGDDYLYGDDGDDIINGGDGNDVIGDANEAGNDILNGNAGDDIIQAGAGDDILDGGLGTDLLYGDTGNDTFRYSVDSTWTNAGSITPPGTWLLSNPVDTIASLDVYAVRAAVNTSMNMSHDIYAGGDGFDTLYGTSGNDFIYIHDNTVPSPSPTDPRIISIESIETGDGNDIIDLRSATVSYGDVFVDAGSGNDVIWTQDGNDAIDGGDGFDVISSGAGDDLVNGGAGNDMIDGGSGDDYLIGGSGIDTLFGGDGQDILEGGTGVDFMNGGTGDDMFIAVSDGTWQGLASTGRFSEVTVQIGNGLGNPAHHIFQDVYQGGDGYDTIMGTGGNDVFILDSLKVSIDLFGNQIDPMIRNMPLLDSIEHIVLGDGNDVVNLLSDRFNYTTGVTVEAGNGDDYIWTQKGDDTLYGGAGNDRLDADMGNDQLFGGDGNDVLLGREGDDILDGGAGNDQLYGGSGNDTFVYHDVSEGSATETIQDFQTGADTIHLEDVLSGFNGNLSEFVRFVDGAGFTIMQVDIDGLANGQNFVDLVKLNGVTFAGGGVHMSDVVVS, encoded by the coding sequence GTGAATTTTAATAATGTGTTGGCTGGCACCTATGAGGCAGGGACACAGTATAATGCTCTAAGCGGCAACGACCATGTTATCATGGCGGACACTTTGGCCGCCGCCGCCGCTGCAGGTTACGATCCAACCCGTGTGTTCGATGCAGGCGCTGGTGACGACGTTATTATCGGCGGCAGCCTGGATGATATAATCACCGGCAATTCCGGCAATGACCAATTGTTTGGCAACGCCGGGGATGATCAATTGGCCGGCGATGATGGCGACGACCTTATTTCTGGCGGCGCGGGCAATGATTTCTTATTTGGCGGTATGGGCAATGACACCATTACCGGCGATGATGGCAACGATTACATCGAAGGCAATGAAGGCGCCGATAATATTTCCGGCGGCAATGGTAACGATTTGATCGATGCTGGCGATGGAAATGATATTGTCAGCGGCGGTTCCGGCGATGATACAATTGTCGGCGGCGCTGGTAACGATACTATCAACGGCGACGATGGCGACGATAACATTGCCGGCGATGATGGTAACGATATTCTGGCCGGCGGCAATGGCAGCGATTTGATCGAAGGCGGCGCTGGCAATGATACCATCGATGGCGGCGCTGGCGACGATTATTTATACGGCGATGACGGCGACGATATTATCAATGGCGGCGATGGCAATGACGTTATCGGCGATGCCAATGAAGCTGGCAACGATATTTTAAATGGCAATGCCGGCGATGATATCATCCAGGCAGGTGCCGGTGATGACATACTGGATGGCGGTCTTGGCACCGATCTATTATACGGAGATACAGGCAACGATACTTTCCGGTACAGCGTGGATTCTACCTGGACCAACGCCGGCAGCATCACGCCTCCGGGCACATGGTTATTGTCTAACCCGGTCGATACCATCGCATCTTTGGATGTGTATGCGGTTAGGGCCGCGGTTAACACCAGCATGAATATGAGCCACGATATTTACGCTGGCGGCGATGGATTCGATACGCTGTATGGCACATCGGGCAATGATTTTATTTATATCCACGACAATACGGTTCCTTCGCCATCCCCAACCGATCCACGGATCATTTCGATTGAATCGATCGAAACCGGCGATGGCAACGACATCATCGACTTGCGCAGCGCCACGGTTTCTTATGGCGATGTGTTTGTGGATGCCGGCAGTGGCAATGATGTTATTTGGACCCAGGATGGCAACGACGCCATCGATGGCGGCGATGGATTTGACGTTATTTCTTCCGGCGCTGGCGACGATTTGGTCAATGGCGGCGCTGGCAATGATATGATCGATGGCGGTTCTGGCGACGATTATCTGATCGGTGGCAGCGGTATCGATACTTTATTCGGCGGCGATGGCCAAGACATTCTCGAAGGCGGCACCGGCGTTGACTTTATGAATGGCGGTACCGGCGACGATATGTTTATCGCGGTATCGGATGGCACCTGGCAAGGTCTTGCCTCCACTGGCCGTTTCAGCGAAGTCACCGTGCAGATTGGCAATGGTTTAGGCAATCCAGCGCACCATATTTTCCAAGATGTATATCAAGGCGGCGATGGTTACGACACCATTATGGGAACCGGCGGCAACGATGTGTTTATCCTGGATTCTTTAAAAGTCAGCATCGATCTGTTCGGCAACCAAATCGATCCAATGATTCGCAATATGCCTTTGTTGGATAGTATCGAGCATATCGTTCTGGGTGATGGAAACGATGTTGTCAACTTGCTCAGCGATCGTTTCAACTACACCACCGGTGTTACCGTCGAAGCCGGCAATGGCGACGATTATATCTGGACTCAAAAGGGTGATGATACGTTATACGGCGGCGCTGGCAACGATCGCCTGGATGCCGATATGGGTAACGACCAATTATTTGGCGGCGATGGCAACGACGTTCTGTTAGGCCGTGAAGGTGACGACATTTTGGATGGCGGTGCCGGCAACGATCAATTATATGGCGGTTCTGGCAACGATACGTTTGTGTATCATGATGTTTCCGAAGGCTCAGCGACTGAAACGATCCAAGACTTCCAAACTGGCGCCGATACAATTCATTTGGAAGATGTATTGAGCGGTTTTAATGGTAATCTGTCCGAATTCGTCCGCTTTGTTGATGGCGCCGGATTCACCATAATGCAAGTGGATATTGACGGTCTGGCCAACGGCCAAAACTTCGTCGATTTGGTTAAATTGAACGGAGTCACCTTTGCTGGCGGCGGCGTCCATATGTCCGACGTGGTTGTATCGTAA
- a CDS encoding type I secretion system permease/ATPase: MCVNSGDPNPSSGDKSNSDKDVEAGARQVWRVTPSVSSADDILLNCLHIICKLLDRPQSREALSAGLPLAEFGMSPALFVRSASRAGVSARLMVRELSAINPMLLPCVLLLKDRKACVYVGVAGDKAEVILPETGGVQQIAMSELQANYTGYVIFAKPEFRYDPRAKGLEEHEQAGWFWGTLRRFKSMYMEVIFAALMINIFALASPLFTMNVYDRVIPNHAMETLWVLATGAIIVFVFDFIIRSLRAYFLDLTGRGADTLISSQLFEQLLGMRMEARPPSAGALAGHLREFEHLREFYTSATLVTLVDLPFLILYILVIALIGGWLAIVPLVSVPVIMGVAFYMQRPLNRIVKETFRESSQKSALLVESITGLETIKKMGAEGYMQRLWESFVGKTAKSAMHAHSLSAAVLNFTVFANYMVTVLIVIMGAYLVADGAITTGALIACVILAGRATAPLGQIAGLLTRFHQSESALETLDEFMQLPVERPAGKAFLSRPHLRGQIEFRDVDFSYPGNRGKALDGCSFRINPGEKVGIIGPIGSGKTTLEKLLLALYEPQQGSVTVDGTDVRQIDPADLRRNIGVCPQDVFLFYGTVKENILMGRTGADDRALLTAGTLAGVTDFLRHHPLGYDLNIGERGEGLSGGQRQSVALARSLLLDPPILLLDEPTSAMDPGSENRFKARLSQVVKDKTVIVVTHRASMLSIVDRLIVMSEGKVVADGPRDQVLSSLKDGEVKAS; this comes from the coding sequence ATGTGCGTGAATTCTGGCGATCCGAATCCATCTTCTGGCGATAAATCCAATTCCGATAAAGATGTCGAAGCCGGTGCGCGGCAAGTTTGGCGCGTAACGCCGTCGGTCAGCAGCGCCGACGATATTCTACTCAATTGCTTGCACATTATTTGTAAATTGCTGGATCGTCCACAATCGCGGGAGGCATTATCCGCTGGATTGCCATTGGCCGAATTTGGCATGTCACCGGCTTTGTTTGTGCGTTCCGCGTCGCGGGCGGGGGTTTCGGCGCGGCTGATGGTGCGTGAATTATCCGCTATTAACCCAATGTTGCTGCCCTGCGTATTGTTATTAAAAGATCGCAAGGCATGCGTATATGTTGGTGTTGCTGGCGATAAAGCCGAAGTGATTTTGCCGGAAACTGGCGGCGTGCAGCAAATCGCGATGAGTGAATTGCAAGCCAATTACACCGGCTATGTAATCTTCGCCAAACCAGAATTCCGCTATGACCCGCGTGCGAAGGGCCTTGAAGAACATGAACAAGCCGGATGGTTCTGGGGCACGCTGCGCCGATTCAAATCCATGTATATGGAAGTTATTTTTGCCGCGCTGATGATCAACATATTCGCGTTGGCATCGCCATTATTCACCATGAACGTGTATGACCGGGTGATTCCAAACCACGCCATGGAAACATTATGGGTATTGGCGACCGGCGCGATTATCGTTTTCGTTTTCGATTTTATCATCCGCTCTTTGCGCGCCTATTTCCTCGACCTTACCGGGCGCGGCGCGGACACGTTGATTTCCAGCCAACTGTTCGAACAATTGCTGGGAATGCGCATGGAAGCGCGGCCGCCATCGGCTGGCGCGCTTGCGGGGCACTTGCGGGAATTTGAACATCTGCGTGAATTTTATACTTCCGCCACTTTGGTCACGCTGGTGGATTTGCCATTTTTGATTTTATATATTTTGGTTATCGCCTTGATCGGCGGATGGCTGGCGATTGTGCCGTTAGTATCGGTGCCGGTCATTATGGGCGTCGCATTTTATATGCAGCGTCCATTGAACCGTATTGTCAAAGAAACGTTCCGCGAATCGTCGCAAAAAAGCGCGTTGTTAGTGGAATCCATCACCGGCCTTGAGACTATCAAAAAGATGGGCGCCGAAGGATATATGCAGCGCCTATGGGAAAGTTTTGTCGGCAAAACCGCGAAATCCGCCATGCACGCGCACAGCCTGTCGGCGGCGGTGCTGAATTTCACGGTCTTCGCCAATTATATGGTTACGGTTTTGATTGTCATTATGGGCGCGTATTTGGTGGCGGATGGGGCGATCACTACCGGCGCTTTGATCGCTTGCGTGATTTTGGCTGGCCGCGCCACGGCGCCGCTCGGTCAAATCGCGGGTTTGTTGACCAGATTCCATCAAAGCGAATCGGCGCTGGAAACCCTGGATGAATTTATGCAATTGCCGGTGGAGCGTCCTGCCGGTAAAGCCTTCTTAAGCCGTCCGCATTTGCGTGGCCAGATTGAATTCCGGGATGTCGATTTTTCCTATCCAGGCAATCGGGGCAAGGCGTTGGATGGCTGTTCCTTCCGCATCAATCCTGGCGAGAAAGTTGGCATTATCGGCCCAATCGGTTCGGGCAAGACCACGCTTGAAAAGTTGTTATTGGCTTTGTATGAACCCCAGCAAGGGTCGGTTACCGTGGACGGCACGGATGTGCGCCAGATCGATCCCGCCGATTTACGCCGCAATATCGGCGTTTGTCCGCAAGACGTGTTCTTATTTTACGGCACGGTAAAAGAAAATATTTTGATGGGCCGCACTGGCGCGGATGATCGCGCCTTGTTGACGGCCGGTACGCTGGCCGGCGTAACCGATTTTCTGCGCCACCATCCATTAGGCTATGATTTGAATATAGGCGAGCGGGGCGAGGGGTTATCGGGCGGTCAACGCCAATCGGTTGCCCTGGCGCGTTCCTTGTTGCTGGATCCGCCGATTTTATTATTGGACGAACCGACCAGCGCGATGGATCCCGGTTCCGAAAACCGGTTTAAGGCGCGTCTTTCCCAAGTGGTAAAAGAT